One genomic segment of Mycolicibacterium gilvum includes these proteins:
- a CDS encoding DEAD/DEAH box helicase: MTSSNAEPDPADLTFADLQIHPAVLKAVADVGYESPSPIQAATIPAMLEGSDVVGLAQTGTGKTAAFAIPILSKIDTESRNTQALVLAPTRELALQVAEAFGRYGAQLRVNVLPIYGGSSYVPQLAGLKRGAQVVVGTPGRVIDHLEKGSLDLSHLDYLVLDEADEMLQMGFAEDVERILADTPEYKQVALFSATMPPAIKKITAKYLHDPVEVTVKSKTQTAENITQRYFLVSYPRKMDALTRLLETEQGDAMIVFVRTKQATEEVAEKLRARGFAASAINGDIPQAVRERTITQLKDGTIDILVATDVAARGLDVERISHVVNFDIPHDPESYVHRIGRTGRAGRSGTALLFVTPRERHLLGAIERVTRQKLVESELPSVDDVNEKRVAKFRDSITDALDKPGIDLFRALVEGYERDHDVPMADIAAALALQSRNGEEFLMTEPPPEKRRERPDRGDRSDAPRKPRERRSDLATYRIAVGKRHKVAPGAIVGAIANEGGLHRSDFGHITIKMDHSLVELPAKLPGKTLKALQNTKIQGQLIQLQPERGPKPHRGKPPTQ, translated from the coding sequence ATGACGTCCTCAAATGCGGAGCCCGACCCCGCTGACCTGACTTTTGCTGACCTGCAGATTCACCCTGCGGTGCTGAAGGCTGTCGCCGACGTCGGTTACGAATCACCTTCACCGATCCAGGCTGCGACCATTCCGGCGATGCTGGAAGGGTCCGACGTCGTCGGGCTGGCGCAGACCGGTACCGGTAAGACCGCGGCGTTCGCGATCCCGATCCTGTCGAAGATCGACACCGAGAGCCGCAACACCCAGGCCCTGGTGCTGGCGCCGACGCGTGAGCTCGCGCTGCAGGTCGCCGAGGCTTTCGGCCGTTACGGCGCCCAACTGCGGGTCAATGTGCTGCCGATCTACGGCGGTTCGTCCTATGTGCCGCAGCTGGCCGGGCTCAAGCGCGGCGCGCAGGTCGTGGTCGGCACCCCCGGCCGCGTGATCGACCACCTGGAGAAGGGCAGCCTGGACCTCTCGCACCTGGACTATCTGGTGCTCGACGAGGCCGACGAGATGCTGCAGATGGGCTTCGCCGAGGACGTCGAGCGCATCCTGGCCGACACCCCGGAGTACAAGCAGGTCGCGCTGTTCTCCGCGACCATGCCGCCGGCGATCAAGAAGATCACCGCCAAATATCTGCACGATCCGGTCGAGGTGACGGTCAAGTCCAAGACCCAGACCGCCGAGAACATCACGCAGCGCTATTTCCTGGTGTCGTATCCGCGCAAGATGGATGCGCTGACCAGGCTGCTCGAAACGGAGCAGGGCGACGCGATGATCGTGTTCGTCCGCACCAAGCAGGCCACCGAGGAGGTCGCCGAGAAGCTGCGGGCTCGCGGATTCGCCGCCTCGGCGATCAACGGCGACATTCCGCAGGCGGTCCGCGAGCGCACCATCACCCAGCTCAAAGACGGCACCATCGACATTCTGGTCGCGACCGACGTCGCGGCGCGCGGCCTGGACGTCGAACGCATCAGCCACGTGGTGAACTTCGACATCCCGCACGATCCGGAGTCCTACGTCCACCGCATCGGCCGCACCGGACGAGCGGGCCGATCGGGCACCGCGCTGCTGTTCGTGACGCCGCGCGAGCGTCACCTCCTCGGCGCGATCGAGCGCGTCACCCGGCAGAAGCTGGTGGAGTCCGAGCTGCCGTCGGTCGACGACGTCAACGAGAAGCGGGTCGCGAAGTTCCGCGACTCGATCACCGATGCGCTGGACAAGCCCGGCATCGACCTGTTCCGCGCGCTGGTCGAGGGTTACGAACGCGACCATGACGTGCCGATGGCCGACATCGCCGCGGCGCTGGCACTGCAGAGCCGCAACGGTGAAGAGTTCCTGATGACCGAGCCGCCGCCCGAGAAGCGCCGCGAGCGTCCGGACCGCGGAGATCGAAGTGACGCGCCGCGCAAGCCGCGGGAGCGCCGCAGCGATCTGGCGACGTACCGCATCGCGGTCGGCAAGCGGCACAAGGTGGCGCCCGGCGCGATCGTCGGTGCCATCGCCAACGAGGGCGGGCTGCACCGCAGCGACTTCGGGCACATCACGATCAAGATGGACCACTCGCTGGTGGAGCTACCGGCGAAGTTGCCCGGTAAGACGTTGAAGGCGTTGCAGAACACCAAGATTCAGGGGCAGCTGATCCAGCTCCAGCCCGAGCGCGGGCCGAAGCCGCATCGGGGCAAGCCCCCGACGCAGTGA
- a CDS encoding LppP/LprE family lipoprotein — translation MHWPATVLSVAAALTVAACSPGDSTVSKTPEQTATAPAPPAASAPPQSTGPLPGPAPADDPCAIDLAAPAIAQAVSELPRDPRSGQGWSPEPLAGNYSECAQLSAVIIKANTNQANPNTRAVLFHQGKFIPTGVPDTYGFNDLDTAQTTGDTVALKYSSDMPGLDSVVRFRWNGSGVELIGNAPG, via the coding sequence GTGCATTGGCCGGCGACTGTTCTGTCCGTCGCGGCGGCGCTGACCGTCGCGGCGTGCAGTCCCGGCGACTCGACCGTCTCCAAGACCCCGGAGCAGACGGCCACCGCGCCCGCCCCGCCGGCAGCGTCGGCCCCGCCGCAGTCCACCGGCCCGCTGCCCGGACCCGCTCCCGCCGACGATCCGTGCGCGATCGACCTGGCTGCCCCCGCGATCGCCCAGGCGGTGTCCGAACTGCCCCGCGACCCCCGCAGCGGTCAGGGTTGGAGCCCCGAACCGCTGGCCGGCAACTACAGCGAGTGCGCGCAGCTGTCCGCGGTGATCATCAAGGCCAACACGAACCAGGCCAACCCGAACACCCGCGCGGTGCTGTTCCACCAGGGCAAGTTCATCCCGACCGGCGTCCCCGACACCTATGGCTTCAACGACCTCGACACCGCGCAGACCACCGGGGACACCGTCGCGCTGAAGTATTCGAGCGACATGCCCGGGCTCGACAGCGTGGTGAGGTTCCGCTGGAACGGCAGTGGCGTCGAGCTGATCGGCAACGCGCCCGGCTAG